ATGAGGGACAGTCTCCCCGTAAGGTCATGAGGTAAGACCATCGTCCGCTCTTAAAATAATAGAGTTCCTTGTAAAATAAGTAAGTTTAGctttctagaaaattcttgtTTTGCTCCTTTGCCTGCAGCAGAAGAAAGGGAAATGCATTCAAGATTGATCCTTGTCTCTGGAACTGGGGAGCCAGCATCCAGACAAGTTTCTTTGATTCAGAAGCCCCCAGGATGGTGGCTGAAAGGCCCAAGAGGGGAAGGACAAACAAGGACATAACCAGCTTCTACAACAGGATGGGTTTAATTCGAGAAAAACCTTGGGAAGGGAGGTCTCCAGATCGGGGAAGTCAGAAAGCTCGCTGTCTGCTGACAGACCCGGGTAGATGGGAAGTTGGAGGGATTGGGGCTCAAACGCTTCTGTTGCCGGAAGTGATCAAAGAGTCTTGAGCAGTGACTGACATGTGTAGGTGATCTTAAACATCTCCAATGGCCAACCATTATCAGGGGGCAAGGGGTGTCCGGCATCTAGAAAAACAAGCCTAGAACGATTACTCTGGTTTGGGGAAACTACCACTATTTAAGCAAATTGATTAGCTCTTCCAAGTGGAAAGTCTGAAGCTAACACGGATGGTGTTCATTTCTATAGATCAGTAGGTAGAGACGGGGTGGGGGTCGGTTATGGTTCATGTAGTTCCTCCCTGCTAGACAGCGTCCTCCTCCGGGGGCTCTTGGGAAAGTCTCTTGTACTGGGACTCTCGAAGCAGAAGGATCTTGTCCACGTGCCCTTTGGTGGTGTTGTGAATGAAAGAACTCATTCGCTGGGATACAGAATGAGTCAGGCAATTCAGAAGACAAGGTCTGAAAACGAGCAGTACCAGGATAAAGAGAATAGGTCCCATGAAGGAAGTCAACCAAGAGGGTAGCCAGGGTCCCAGCCCCATCCACTGGATCCAAGAGCTCGAGCTGCTTGGACCGAGTTCCGATGCCCTTTCTCGAAGTTTCCTTGCCGCATACCGGACTACTCCAGACTGGTTTATGTAGAAGCAGCATTCttcctggaggaagaggcaggtgccCCCTCTCTCAGCCACAATGAGGTCCAGAGCTCTGCGGTTTTGGAGAACGACACCCGCCAACGAGTCTATTTGGTCTTGGAGGCTGATAATGGACATGGCTATTTCGTCTAGGCTCTCCGAGAGAGCCTTGGAAAGCTGTTGGAAATACATGGTTGAGGTGGTAATACCGGCGATGCCTAACCCGAGGGCGGAAGCAATGCCCAGGCCtgcaagaagaggaaggagaggaagggctcGCTTCCGGCGAGAAGCGGGGACAGAGGAGGGAACTGTAGCCAAAAGCGGGACCGTTATGGTTTGGTTGTTAGGCAGGAGTTGAATATCCGGGTATTGGAAGACAAGGGTGCAGACGCCCGACCAATTGGCCGGGAGACAGACATAAGTTGAGTTTCCACAGAGGAAGAAAACGCCCGAGGAGTTGAGACAGAAGGAATATGTTAAGGAGACAAGATGGGAGAAGATATTTGGAGTGATACCCCCGTTTTCCTCAACAGTGGGCTCATACTCCCAGATTGAATATTGTCCAGAGAGGGCTGCCCCCATGAGGGGCTGGTACTGAAAGAGTGGATAGGGGTCTTTGTCTCCCTGGAGTTTAATCTTGAAGTATGTGGTATCCACAGACAGGGTAGTAGGGTGACTCGCATTGTTGGGTTCAAATAGGGTGAGGTTATAGCAAGTGCTAGACGGGAAGGAAGGACAGTACCTCCAGGGGGTGGTGGGGTAGGTGTGACAGTGGATGTCATCTACTGGGCAGGAGTGGTAAGGCTTCCCTGAGTTTAGGGTAGGGGGTCCTGAAAAGCGTAAGGGATTTCTCCATTTAGAGCCTGGCATGGCCATTAGAGGGGCAAAGGCATAGCTGTTGGACAGATCTACGGACTGGTGGTTGGCAGATGGGGAGAGCTGAAAGGTGTGATTGcaaagagaggcagggagattgcCCACGAAGGTGGCATGTTTTGAATTCTTGAAGAAACGGGATATGCAGAGAGGAGCCTGGGAGGTGAGGATTGTCTGCGTGGAGAGTGATCCCCATATGGGGCGCTGGGCAGATTCGTAGACGTGGTCATTGGGGTATCTCACCGAGGTGAGGCGGGAGAGGATGGGGAGTATGCCTGTTACACTGGTGATCTGAAGGAAAGCAATGGCCCGTCGGTCAGGGTTGACAAAAGAGTAATGAGGAGTCAATGGGTGGGAATTCTGGAGGCGTCTCTCGAGGTCGGTAATAGGATAAGGGCCAGAGAGGGTCCGGGCAGAATACATGATACGAAGTTTCATGGGTGTCTCTGTCCAAGCCCTTAGTGGGGCTGGCATGGCTAGAGAGCGTTGAGTTTGGATGGATAAACAGACCCAGCAgttggaagagaaggaagagttagCGTCCCGGAGGAGGCGTTGAGTCTGGTTTACCAGGGGCATCCAGCTGTCCGAGTAGGCAGAGGGGAACAGGAGGAGGCAGAAAACCCAAGGACGAACCATGGCTCTTCAGGAGTGGCCCACGGTGATGAGAGGCACAGAGACGCTGTCCTGAGACTTCTAAAGTCAAGGTTGTCTGTCGGTTAGTCCAGGAGTGATGGAAAAAGTCAGGGAGGCCACCGCTGTGCAGGCTATACTTACGGAGGTTGGACCTATGACAGTAGAAACACAAAGAGGGTCGTCCGAGGGTTAGTCTTAGAGTTAGGGTCTGCAAGCCGCTTTTGAGTTTAGTTGTAGCCGCTCAACAGATTATTTTCCTTGGCTTCTATCACGCCCCCTAGGTGTAGCCTTGGGCTACTTTGGCAATTAGCCACTGCTGGCAGAGGCAAGCTAATGACCTGATTGAGTTTGTAGATTAATTTGCAATTAAGTATAGGTGTCTCTTATGAAGTGAGAGATGCCCTCTCTTGCTAAAGGCGGACGTGAGAATGGAAGATGTGGTGTGCACACTTGGAGTCAGTGTAGGCACCAACTTTTTGGTATGCAACTGTCAGGCTCTGGTGAGAGCGATGGGCTCTGCCTGctttgtggtgatggtggtgacgGGTGGAGTGGGGGAGGAGAGATTGGCCCTCTAAGGTGGTATCACCTGTGACAATTGGCATAGCCTTAAAAAGCCCTTATCAATATATCAGTTAGAGGGTCTCAATAACAGGAACATCTGTCCAATGACTATAAGAATGTAGCAAGAAGTCAGGGGGATCAATCAAAGATTGGGGGTCCTCTGTAAGGCTAAAGTCTACAGGAAGGAAAGTGGATGGATTAAGAATTTTACAGctggggctggaaggatggctcagtagttaagagtactggtgctcttccagaggacccaggtttgattcccagcatccacgtggtgACATACAATCGTCTGTAtctctagttctagggaatctagcgccctcttctggacccCATGGCTACTTCATGCCCAAGCTACAAGCATACATGCTGGCCCAACActcaggcaaagaaaaaaaaaaaaatatcagttttACAACACTGAAACATGATTAAAAGATTTTGTATAATCAGTATaacaagccaggcagtagtgacacatgccttttgTCCCAGGGCTCGGGAAGCAGAGGTAAGAGgataggaggatctctgagttggaggccagcctggtctacaaagcaagttctgggACAAACAGGGCTACAcattgaaaccctgtctcaagaaaccaaataatAAACAATGTATATTAAATgcaagagggagagatggagagagagagagaattgaatcACTTATGATTTTGGGAGGTACAGACAGTAATAAGTTGGTAGAAGGTGAATTTGGGGGCTCCTATGTTAAAGGGAGGTATCCCAAGGGTTTTCAAGCAAGAAGGCCAGCCATAGGCTGTAAGTCTACCTGCCTTTATGGACAGTCTTTGTAACATCAGCTAAGTTATGAAAGATGGTACAGAAAGGATGAGAGGTTTGGAGAGGGCTGGATGCCCTAGGGCAGTAATGAGGGCTTCTGAGCATAGAAGATGAGCTTAGGTAGGTTGGGAGGGTCCAGAGGCTCTGTGAGAGGACCACAAGCATCCCAGTGAAGAGAGTTACTAAGACTCTGAAGTTGGAGATCCAGATACAAAAGTAACCTGCTAGgcccagaaaggagagagatgccATTCAGCTTCAAGGCGGAGGGAATCCCTTGGTTACAGATTTGCAATTTTGAGGTACACCATGGGAAGAGAAGGTTAGAATGGGGCCAAGATACATGACTTGAGAAGGGGTTATCTGAGCCTTAGAGGGGGATACCCAGGATCCCTGGCCGGCCAGAAGAGTAAAGGGAGTAGGTGTGTTGTAGGGACCGGTCGTCTGAAGGACTGGAGTGAAGTTGAGACTCAACAGGCCAGGACAAGATCCTCCCTAAAAAATtgagcttctctcctctctctctctctctctctctctctctctctctctctctctctctggtttttcgagacagggtttctctgttagtcttggctgtcctggaactcactctgtagaccaggctggccttgaactcagaaatccacctgcctctgcctcccaagtgctggggaggACTATCTCAAAATCCTTGAGTTAACTGAGTAGACATTTGGGTGTCAGGGGCTGCCCAGGTAAATATGCAAAGGTCTTGACAAGAAGAGCCAAGATGGCACCAGAAAGATGCTAAGAGtatttgcttctcttgcagagaaccctggttcagttttcagcacccatttggtggctcacaaccatctgtaactctagttccaggggattctatGCTGACTTCTGACCTCCTCCGGTACAAGGTATACaggtggtacacacacatacatgcaggcaagacactaacacacatagaataaaataaatattttaaaaataatgacagtaataataacaacaacaacaatagcagctAAGAACAGTAGAGAAAGCATCTTTTGAGATTAAGGattgaggactggagagatggctcagcagttaaaagcactgactccgccaggcggtggtggcgcatgcctttaatcccagcacttgggaggcagaggcaggcggatttctgagtttgaggccagcctggtcaacagagtgagttccaggacagccaaggctatacagagaaaccctgtctcggaaaaacaaaaaacaaacaaacaaacaaaagtactgactccttccagaggtcctgagttcaattcccagcagccacatggtggctctcaaccatctgtaatgggatctgatacgcATTTtggggtgtgtctgaagacagtgacagtgtactcacatgcagaaaataaataaataaataaagctaaaagataaaaagaactgAGAAATGAGAATTGGGTAGAGGACAGGTAGGATAGAATCCTGAAAGGTTTGGGGACTGCTGGATGGACAGGCATTACTAATGAGGTATAAATCTTGGACTGGGGAATAGGAGACATCTGACATTTGGACTGTCCGGATGGGGACACTGAGGGGAGTTAGTACATTGTAAGCGGAGGCTTCCAGGAGTCTGGCCGTCATAGGCTTCAGCTCCTTGGACTCCTTGGAAGTGAGTGGATGCTGAGCTTGCTGACCAGGGCAGGGAGTTCCTTTTTTAACTAGGAGTAGGGTGGGTAGCAATGGTGGGGGAGGAGGTAACTCCATCTGAGGATGAATGCCGGGTGAGAATGAAGGACAGCTGTATAAGTGTGGGAGACAGAGTTCTCAGAAGGGGTTGGGTCTGGGTGACAGAGCAGCAGAAAAgagctgctctgtgggtgctTTGTGAAAGAGTGAGAAGAGGCACAGAGCTCTCTAGAATACCGCCGCCCCAAAGAGGGATTGGACAACCAGGAATGACAGGAAGGAATGGGAAACCGAATGCCCAAATAGGCTATGCCGCACTGGTCTGGGCTGCTTAGATTTCCTAGGTATATCCTTCTCCCTAAGAGAGGGAGGGAATTCATGTCAGGGTTTAGTCAATCTTGACAAAACTGAACAAGCAACACCCCCATATTCAAAAACTACAATATAATCTTACCAGCTATTCACAGATTTTTCTCGGATCCACTGAGGGCAACAGATGAAGAAACAATCCCTGGTCCCAGTCAGTCCACCAGCTTGCCAAGTCGGAGTCCAGGCTCAGCTCGACTATTGGGACCTGGTAGAGAAAGAGGCAGTCTCTGGGTAACTAGAGCTGAATGCAATCTGATTTTGAGTGGTTTTCAACCCACGTAGCAGGTAGGGGCAAAATGGCAGCCCAAGAATGGGCGAGCTCTCTGAGGTGAGAGTCAGTCACTAAGCTTTGACGCTTCTTTCTTAGATCAGATGCCCTCACCCTAATCCTCCGTAAGAGCTCCCAAAGGTCAGAGGAAGGATGGACAGACAAAAGGATGGACAGACGAGGAAAGCAGATTCTACAGTCGAGGTCTCTAGATGGAAAAAGCAGAACGCTTCCTGCTTACAGAGCAGAGGGAGTTATGGGAGCCGAGAgggggagtgtgggggtgggtggggggtggaaggAAGGGTTGGGGGATGGGAGTCAAAAGCCAATGCCAGGAGTGATTACAGAGTGGAGTAGGGTGTGAAAAGGATGCCAagtgggcgtggtggcacacacatttaaccCCTGCActtagaggcagaagcaggcagatctctgtgtgttacaAAGCAACTTCTTCTACCTTGTGAGATCCATCTGCAAGGATACACAGCAGGACTCTGTTTCACCAACACGACAGAATGTCAGGTGATCACAAACATCTCTCATGACCAGTTATCCTCAGGCGTTGCAGGGTGCTAGGAGGATTCTAGAAAAATAAGCCCGGATTCATGCTGATTGTTGTGGTTAAGGGAAACTGCCATTAATCAGTTTACCAGAATGGAAGAAAATTTCAAGTTGTCATGACCTCGGCTAACAGTGGTGATCCTGGTTCCCCTTCACTGCAAGAATTCATGCCAGGCATAatggttcatgcctttaaatctcagaactcaggaggcagaagcaggcagatctctatgagttcgagaccagcctggtctacctagtgagccCCAGGCTCACTGGACTAcgtagtgagatcctgtctcatacaaagcaaaacaaaaagagtcctttccctagggagacagaaaCAACATCTGCTCCCTCCACATAACATCCCAAATGACAGGATTGGAAAGTagacccagtggttaagagcaagaGCTTGTattcttacaaaggacccaggttcgattcccagcacccacatgggatcTTACAATCTCTTCACACAGGTATTTGATGCATGGctatacatgcacatgcaaaaaAACCACTTagacacatgaaataataaaaatgaatctttaaaaggaAATCTCAATGGCCAATCAAAGCGTGATTCCACCAAAGTAGAATATCTGAGTTTATCCAGCTTACCAGCAGGGCGTGGGTGATCCCGATCCAGCTtccatgaaaaggctttatctGGCATGGATGGTGGCTTGTGTGTGCCCACGTAGACTGAGGTTCTTCAGTTAGTTTTCCCCAGTTTATATATTCTTGCATGACCTCAGACCACACCTCCAGGCTATGTATAATTAGAACATAGTTCTGTGGAAGGAACGGTTGGAATCTCAGGTGAGGGGTCCAGTGACCCTCCCCATGCCCTCCTTCTAAAAGGCAATGTGAAGAAGGACCAACAGAACCAGTCCTGATGGACTCTCTGTAGCAGATATGAACAGAAGCTCCCCCAAAGAAACCACATCTCACATAGAACCCTCGGCAGGGCCAATCAACCGTTTAGAACTTCTTAGGTttgtggtgaggtgggagtgtcACAGGCCAGAGCCTAATTAAAATTTATCCTAGGCTATTGTTAGCTTTATTCTTTTTAGCCATTCCTTCCTCCGCTCTGTGCGTGATCTAATATCCTTGTGACTATCAGGTGAGGCGTTTGAAACGTACGCACTTAGCAGGCAACTAGCTTGCTCAACCCAGAAGCTAATAGTTTCTTCAGATAGCATCTGAACCCTATGGGAGAGGTCTCCCAGCTATGCTGTAGTCCACTGCTCTCATGCTTCCACCGACGTCATTGAAAGATGAAttggagctagggagatggctatGTAGTtaactgttcttgcaaaggatccaggttcagttcccagcacccacatgatagctgcctgtaactctagtctgaggggcatctgatgccttcttctggtgtctgtgggcaccaggcacacacatagtacacacacacatgcaagcaatcattcaaacacataaaataaaaaaataaatctttaatgagAAAAGTGTGTTGGTTTATAACTTTCTCTGCTCTGTTTCTATAAAAACAGAATGGAGTTGATGCCTCCTTGTGAGACGGAGTTTTGAGTCACCTAAGTCTGTGTTCTCAGCCACGTCACTCATATCTGGCTTCAGAAGAAACCATCTCATACCCCCTTTGAACTgcactgtgtctctgtgtccacATGGACATAGCTCGTCTGAGGGCAGTGGAGGCTACTTTATTGGAAGGACCACATTCTACAACAGTggtctcaacctttctaatgctgcaaccctttaatacagttcctcacagctgggtaatggtggcgcacgcctttaatcccagcacttgggaggcagaggcaggtggatttctgagttcgaggccagcctggtctacagagtgagttccatgacagccaggactatacagagaaaccctgtctcgaaaaaccaaaataaatagataaataaataaataaataaataaaaaatacagttcctcatgttgtagtgacccccccaaccataaaattattttcattgctactttatgactgtaattttgccactgttataaaTTGGAATGGATATCTGATACGCCATCTCCAGAGGGGCCATGACCTACAGGCTGAGAAACAGCCTTCTACTATTACTTCAGGTACCCTGGCTTCTCAGACAGGCATTGCGCTGTCTGGTTTGGCTTTCCGTGGATTACCTCACTCTCTCTCAGTCCTTCATGAGCCTCATATGTCACTACAACCTCGGTGTCTGGGCTTCAGGTGTTTCAGAGCCACAGGCGGTCACTGGTTTAACTGCTGTGACATTTCAGAAGGGACTCCACAGTGCCTGGTGCAGAACAGGACTAAGAAACAACAGGCCCATTAATTACCCTGAAGTAGCTTCACCACTTATAAGTGCTTCAGCCCACAGATGGGGCCAGCGTATAAACAGCGTAGGGGAGACAGTCCCTGTGGGCATCATGTCCCACGGTGAAATGATCCACGGAGAAGCGAGAATGAGAACTCAACCAGGCTGGATCAAACTACATAGAAACTCTTTCACAAAGCACATGTGACCATGAGGATGGCTTCTACAGCTTAAAGGCCTAGAAGCTGGTGTGGCCTCTGACTGAGACAGCATAGAGGTCAGCAGGCTCTAAAGGACATGTGACATCTCCCCTAAGGATGGGTTCTATTACTTAAGAGTTAAACATGAAGGTCTAGGGACAGAAGAGTCTGGGACAATCATTATGCGGAATTTGCTCTCTTCAGAGAGCAAAAGGTCACCAGGTCAGTAACAATACCTACTCCTGTTTctcttggttttcaagacagggtttctccatgtagccctggctatcctagacctctctttgtagaccaggctggtctcaaactcagagatccagctgcctctgcctcctgagtgctggagttaaagtcTCACAGTATCATGCCTGGCTGAAAAGGAGGTATTCTGTTTCCTCCATTTTAGAGACCCCTTATGTGTTTAGTATCCCTGGTTTCCTGTGAGTGCGGGGACTGCTGCCGAACAGTATGCAAAAGTGAATGCTCCTATTCAAACTGCTGTTGTCTCAGCCACAAAAccctcttgcagcttttaattaattacctttgtgtgtgcatg
This portion of the Arvicanthis niloticus isolate mArvNil1 chromosome 24, mArvNil1.pat.X, whole genome shotgun sequence genome encodes:
- the LOC143438187 gene encoding syncytin-A, which produces MVRPWVFCLLLFPSAYSDSWMPLVNQTQRLLRDANSSFSSNCWVCLSIQTQRSLAMPAPLRAWTETPMKLRIMYSARTLSGPYPITDLERRLQNSHPLTPHYSFVNPDRRAIAFLQITSVTGILPILSRLTSVRYPNDHVYESAQRPIWGSLSTQTILTSQAPLCISRFFKNSKHATFVGNLPASLCNHTFQLSPSANHQSVDLSNSYAFAPLMAMPGSKWRNPLRFSGPPTLNSGKPYHSCPVDDIHCHTYPTTPWRYCPSFPSSTCYNLTLFEPNNASHPTTLSVDTTYFKIKLQGDKDPYPLFQYQPLMGAALSGQYSIWEYEPTVEENGGITPNIFSHLVSLTYSFCLNSSGVFFLCGNSTYVCLPANWSGVCTLVFQYPDIQLLPNNQTITVPLLATVPSSVPASRRKRALPLLPLLAGLGIASALGLGIAGITTSTMYFQQLSKALSESLDEIAMSIISLQDQIDSLAGVVLQNRRALDLIVAERGGTCLFLQEECCFYINQSGVVRYAARKLRERASELGPSSSSSWIQWMGLGPWLPSWLTSFMGPILFILVLLVFRPCLLNCLTHSVSQRMSSFIHNTTKGHVDKILLLRESQYKRLSQEPPEEDAV